A genomic segment from Lignipirellula cremea encodes:
- a CDS encoding DUF1501 domain-containing protein yields the protein MRRPEMSRRSLIRSLAGGSILLPGILSELLAAEPAAGERSADGPLAAKQPHFPARAKRVIMVFATGGVSHIDTFDPKSSAKGRDGSGKDKLMGSVFPYSANKRCGTEVSDLFPHLREAMDDICLIRSMKSAHFDHTEAAVGMHTGSPTFARPSIGSWLSYGLGTVNQNLPSFMVIAPHLPYGGTQVYASDFLPAYHQGTRVIPGEQPIENLAPRTPSSKIQEMELGLAAALNRGHLQSRGDDSHLAARIKSFETAFQMQTSGPEAFDLQQEDDRTLERYGLKRGETKSFAWQCLAARRLAERGVRFIELVDSGSRPNWDSHGNIEEHRPLAKASDQPLAALIRDLKDRGMFDETLIVWATEFGRTPAKEGKNGRGHHGKCFSVWLAGGGVKRGFVYGASDEIGQEIAQDPVDVHDLHATILHLMGIDHTRLTWRHQGRDFRLTDVHGRVLRPLLA from the coding sequence ATGCGTCGTCCTGAAATGTCTCGTCGTTCGCTGATCCGCTCTTTGGCGGGCGGTTCGATCCTGTTGCCTGGCATTTTGTCGGAGCTGCTGGCGGCGGAGCCTGCGGCGGGCGAGCGGTCGGCCGACGGTCCACTGGCGGCGAAGCAGCCGCACTTTCCGGCCAGGGCGAAGCGGGTGATCATGGTGTTCGCCACCGGCGGCGTGTCACACATTGACACCTTCGATCCCAAGTCGTCCGCCAAAGGACGGGACGGCAGCGGCAAAGATAAACTGATGGGCAGCGTGTTTCCTTACAGCGCGAACAAGCGCTGCGGGACCGAGGTCAGCGATCTGTTCCCGCACCTGCGGGAAGCGATGGACGACATCTGCCTGATCCGCTCCATGAAGTCGGCCCACTTTGACCATACCGAGGCGGCCGTCGGCATGCATACGGGCTCGCCGACGTTCGCCCGGCCCAGCATCGGTTCCTGGCTGAGCTATGGCCTGGGAACGGTCAACCAGAACCTGCCTTCGTTCATGGTGATTGCTCCACATCTGCCGTACGGCGGCACGCAGGTTTACGCCAGCGATTTCCTGCCGGCCTACCACCAGGGAACGCGCGTCATTCCGGGCGAGCAGCCGATCGAGAACCTGGCGCCGCGGACGCCGTCGTCGAAGATCCAGGAGATGGAGTTGGGCCTGGCCGCCGCGCTGAACCGCGGGCATCTGCAGTCCCGCGGGGACGATTCGCACCTGGCCGCGCGGATCAAGTCGTTCGAAACGGCGTTCCAGATGCAAACCTCCGGGCCGGAAGCGTTCGACCTGCAGCAGGAAGACGACCGCACCCTGGAACGGTACGGCCTCAAGCGGGGCGAAACCAAGAGCTTTGCCTGGCAATGCCTGGCGGCCCGTCGCCTGGCCGAAAGGGGCGTGCGGTTTATCGAACTGGTCGACAGCGGCTCGCGGCCCAACTGGGATTCGCACGGCAATATCGAAGAGCATCGACCCCTGGCCAAAGCATCTGACCAGCCGCTGGCCGCCCTGATCCGCGATCTTAAGGACCGCGGCATGTTCGACGAAACGCTGATCGTCTGGGCGACTGAATTCGGCCGGACCCCGGCCAAGGAAGGGAAGAACGGACGCGGCCACCACGGCAAATGTTTCTCCGTCTGGCTGGCGGGCGGCGGCGTCAAACGCGGCTTCGTGTACGGAGCCTCGGACGAGATCGGCCAGGAGATCGCGCAAGACCCGGTCGACGTGCACGATCTGCACGCCACGATCCTGCATCTGATGGGGATCGACCACACCCGTTTGACCTGGCGCCACCAGGGCCGCGACTTCCGCCTGACCGACGTCCACGGCCGCGTGCTGCGACCATTGCTAGCCTGA